Proteins encoded by one window of Aphis gossypii isolate Hap1 chromosome X, ASM2018417v2, whole genome shotgun sequence:
- the LOC126551599 gene encoding DDB1- and CUL4-associated factor 12 homolog, translated as MAQTRRVPVFGSLPPCAYQSRLDERNLIRTTRMERNRISDKPEDLVFYEDSDSEEESTVPLFTVLNSSYNIVDYVRNREYGMREYRSVNQNYGTRHLLTHNLVKERSISLKTMDKVFCSQWLNGTKIVFGTKCNKLMVYDVKSHELDQIPSIKGHAADQQSGIHSLKINPSRTLLATGAYNSNEIAVYRLPTLDPVALGEGAHADRIFDIEWLDDEFFVSGSRDTKLALWQVQDKYQEKYDSDGDLRQPITQFLNPAVIRTCKTALKVRAITFNKNLKEMITSSLNGYVHVWDVERFRQKFSIRLPSCQDNVCIAMKNDSSLYAVGCHTYTLLLDSKTLHIMKKIPARYSGCGIRSLSFQDNVITIGTGVGVIMFYDIRAGKYLESSINSTKSVVLNTSKGYVCPDEDLMEEQGFQQAKYTPAIYTHCYDYSGTRLFSAGGPLSTNLCGNYAGLWQ; from the exons atGGCACAAACAAGACGAGTTCCAGTCTTTGGTTCACTGCCACCTTGTGCATACCAATCTCGACTGGATGAACGTAATTTAATACGTACGACTAGAATGGAACGGAACAGAATATCAGATAAACCAGAAGACCTTGTTTTCTATGAAGACTCAGACTCAGAAGAAGAGAGTACAGTGCCATTGTTTACTGTGTTAAACTCTTCATATAACATTGTAGATTATGTAAGAAATCGAGAATATGGAATGCGAGAGTATCGTTCAGTAAACCAAAATTATGGTACAAGGCATTTACTCACACATAACTTAGTCAAAGAACGGTCTATATCGTTAAAAACCATGGATAAAGTGTTTTGTTCACAATGGCTTAACggtacaaaaattgtttttggtacaaaatgtaataaa ttaatggTTTATGATGTAAAATCACACGAACTGGATCAAATACCATCGATAAAAGGACATGCAGCTGATCAACAAAGTGGTatacattcattaaaaattaatccatCCAGAACATTATTGGCTACAGGAGCATATAACTCTAATGAAATAGCTGTATATAGATTGCCAACATTAGATCCAGTTGCTTTAGGCGag ggtGCTCATGCAGATAGGATATTCGACATTGAATGGTTGGATGATGAGTTTTTTGTTAGTGGATCACGAGATACCAAACTTGCATTATGGCAAGTTCAAGATAAATATCAAGAAAAGTATGATTCTGACGGTGACCTTAGACAACCAATTACTCAATTTCTAAACCCTGCAGTTATAAGAACATGCAAAACAGCACTAAAAGTTCGAGCaatcacatttaataaaaatctaaaagaaATGATTACATCGTCACTAAATGGATATGTTCATGTTTGGGATGTTGAACGTTTTAGACAA AAGTTTTCAATAAGATTGCCATCTTGTCAGGACAATGTTTGCATTGCAATGAAAAATGATAGTAGTTTATATGCTGTTGGATGTCATACATATACACTATTACTTGATTCAAAAACTCtgcatattatgaaaaaaatcccTGCTAGATATAGTGGATGtg GAATTAGGTCTTTAAGTTTCCAAGATAATGTAATTACAATTGGAACAGGCGTTGGTGTTATAATGTTCTATGATATACGGGCAGGAAAGTACTTAGAATCCAGTATTAATTCCACTAAATcagttgttttaaatacaagCAAAGGTTATGTT TGCCCTGATGAAGATTTAATGGAGGAACAAGGATTTCAACAAGCCAAATATACACCAGCAATTTATACACATTGCTATGATTATTCAGGAACAAGATTATTTTCTGCAGGTGGACCGTTATCAACCAATTTATGTGGCAATTATGCAGGTTTatggcaataa